A stretch of the Chelonoidis abingdonii isolate Lonesome George chromosome 11, CheloAbing_2.0, whole genome shotgun sequence genome encodes the following:
- the GIGYF1 gene encoding LOW QUALITY PROTEIN: GRB10-interacting GYF protein 1 (The sequence of the model RefSeq protein was modified relative to this genomic sequence to represent the inferred CDS: deleted 1 base in 1 codon) — translation MPKYKLADYRYGREEMLALYIKENKVPEELQDKEFAAILQEEPLQPLALVPLTEEEQRNFSMSVNSVAVLRLMGKGGGAAPAGVSRGRGSTRSRGRGRGESGFYQRSPEEPEGAFGRGAREIHRSQSWDDRGERRFEKLTRRDGTRAPFEEGAAPPRKEYARSDSNNWRTLREEQEEEEEGGGGAGPTPTGAAAGGSWRLSGARRESERWRSASPEARPLRPLGGAPEGRRRNSTNFREREEERGGSGGTGASDSSRHKRRAARVVAWMTKDEGDGTTSTISGAFNAPQGASPPGEDERGPEGKDDIGEPGCEEAPKKRKQRKMVASLQESSMDEERFTQAIQRRATTSRRPVPLSHEACHECSDKGPPQGEIQGPFTTQEMAEWFQAGYFTMSLLVKRGCDEGFQPLGEVIKMWGRVPFAPGPSPPPLLGNLDQERLKKQQELAAAALYQQLQHQQFLQVINRPQFAQCALQQKLAAGDLTQQQLTAFLQQLQALKPRAGEQNLIPAMNRSMSVPDTGSLWDAHTSASQPAGGEASLWDLPITTSTQGPILEQLQLQQKLQERRDAELRAKREEEERKRREEKRRQEEQKRREEEELYRRKQCRQQELVLKLLQQSQAQSAAPWGGLAKPPGGMKALLELQESERQLQKQQRVQQRVHGGLGMSSPSQWGADSSLLWSHEKNSLWDESGKNLRSLGLKSSRSSPSLGDSYGGPGRQSRKKTDEEEKLLKLLQGIHKPQDGFTQWCEQMLHVLNSSSNLDVPTVVAFLKDMESPYDVHDFIRSYLGDTVEAKEFAKQFLERRAKQKASQQRQQQQEASWLSSGNLPSPFPANHGTKQPPFEGSQPVKIKRRPVMLHADPSILGTGGPGHLDSLLSPECALRKDEEAVLGPPFRLPPPLGKRRAPGLVGGQLKGRIALGIGAPG, via the exons ATGCCAAAGTACAAGCTCGCGGACTATCGCTACGGCAGAGAAGAGATGCTAGCACTTTATATCAAAGAGAACAAG GTCCCAGAGGAGCTCCAGGATAAGGAATTCGCTGCCATTCTCCAGGAAGAGCCGCTGCAGCCGCTGGCCCTGGTCCCGCTAACGGAGGAGGAACAG AGGAATTTCTCCATGTCGGTGAACAGCGTGGCAGTGCTGAGACTGATGGGAAAAGGAGGTGGAGCTGCTCCTGCTGGAGTCTCCCGGGGGAGGGGCAGTACCCGGAGCCGAG GCCGGGGCCGAGGTGAGAGCGGGTTTTACCAAAGAAGTCCGGAGGAGCCGGAGGGGGCGTTCGGGCGTGGGGCCCGGGAGATCCACCGCAGCCAGAGCTGGGACGACAG GGGCGAGCGGCGGTTCGAGAAGCTGACCCGGCGGGACGGAA CCCGGGCTCCCTTCGAGGAAGGGGCCGCACCCCCCCGCAAGGAGTACGCCCGCTCGGACAGCAACAACTGGCGGACACTgcgggaggagcaggaggaggaggaggaggggggcgggggcgctggccccacccccactggggCGGCTGCGGGGGGCAGCTGGCGGCTCAGTGGGGCCCGGCGCGAGAGCGAGCGCTGGCGGTCGGCCAGCCCAG AGGCGCGCCCGCTCCGGCCGCTTGGCGGAGCACCTGAGGGTCGGCGCCGCAATTCGACTAACTTCCGGGAGCGGGAGGAGGAGCGGGGCGGAAGCGGCGGCACCGGGGCAAGCGACAGTTCGAGGCACAAGAGACGGGCTGCCCGAGTGGTGGCATGGATGACGAAGGACGAGGGAGATGGGACGACTTCGACAATCTCTGGCGCCTTCAATGCCCCTCAAGGAGCCTCGCCCCCGGGCG AAGATGAGAGAGGTCCGGAAGGGAAGGACGATATCGGCGAGCCCGGCTGCGAAGAGGCCCCGAAGAAAAG GAAGCAGAGGAAGATGGTGGCCTCGCTCCAGGAGAGCTCA ATGGACGAGGAGCGCTTCACCCAGGCCATCCAGAGACGCGCAACAACCAGCCGCCGCCCTGTGCCCCTCTCCCACGAGGCTTGCCATGAATGTTCTGACAAAGGACCACCGCAGGGAGAGATCCAAG GGCCCTTCACCACGCAGGAGATGGCGGAGTGGTTCCAGGCCGGCTATTTCACCATGTCGCTGCTGGTGAAGCGCGGCTGCGACGAGGGCTTCCAGCCGCTGGGCGAGGTGATCAAGATGTGGGGAAGAGTGCCTTTCGCGCCAGGCCCGTCGCCGCCCCCGCTGCTG GGGAACCTGGACCAGGAGCGGctgaagaagcagcaggagctggcgGCTGCCGCCCTCTACCAGCAGCTCCAGCATCAGCAGTTCCTGCAGGTCATCAACAG GCCGCAGTTCGCCCAGTGCGCGCTCCAGCAGAAGCTGGCAGCCGGGGACCTGACCCAGCAGCAGCTCACGGctttcctgcagcagctgcaggctctgaaacccag AGCCGGGGAGCAGAACCTGATCCCGGCGATGAACCGCTCCATGTCCGTGCCAGACACAGGGTCCCTGTGGGACGCGCATACCTCAGCCTCACAGCCTGCAG GCGGTGAGGCCAGTCTATGGGATTTACCAATTACTACTTCAACTCAGGGTCCAATCTTAGAACAACTGCAACTGCAACAGAAA CTCCAGGAGCGCCGTGATGCGGAACTCAGGGctaagagggaggaggaggaacgcaAGCGCCGCGAAGAGAAGCGGCGCCAGGAGGAGCAGAAGCGGCGCGAGGAGGAGGAGCTGTATCGGCGCAAACAG tGCCGGCAGCAGGAGCTAGtgctgaagctgctgcagcagagccaggcgcAGAGCGCGGCGCCCTGGGGCGGGCTGGCCAAGCCCCCCGGGGGCATGaaggccctgctggagctgcaggagagcGAGcggcagctgcagaagcagcagcggGTGCAGCAGAGAGTG CATGGGGGGCTCGGCATGAGCAGCCCCTCGCAGTGGGGCGCCGACTCCAGCCTGCTGTGGAGTCATGAGAAGAACAGCCTATGGGACGAGAGCGGCAAGAACCTCAGGAGCCTGGGGCTGAAGAGCAGccgcagcagcccctccctcgg GGACAGCTACGGGGGGCCGGGCCGGCAGAGCCGGAAGAAGACagatgaggaggagaagctgCTCAAACTGCTGCAGGGGATCCACAAGCCCCAGGATGGCTTCACGCAGTGGTGCGAGCAGATGCTGCACGTCCTGAACAGCTCCAGCAACCTCGACG TCCCCACAGTGGTGGCGTTCCTGAAGGATATGGAGTCCCCGTACGATGTTCACGACTTCATCCGCTCCTACCTGGGCGACACGGTGGAAGCCAAAGAGTTTGCCAAGCAGTTCCTGGAGCGGCGCGCCAAGCAGAAAGCCAGCCAgcagcgccagcagcagcag GAAGCCTCGTGGCTCAGCTCCGGCAACTTGCCCTCCCCGTTCCCGGCCAACCACGGCACCAAACAGCCGCCCTTCGAGGGCAGCCAGCCGGTGAAGATCAAGAGGAGACCGGTCATGCTGCACGCTGACCCCAGCATCCTGGGTACGGGGGGGCCCGGACACCTGGATTCTCTCCTCAGT CCTGAATGTGCACTGCGAAAGGACGAGGAGGCCGTGCTGGGCCCTCCTTTCCGTCTGCCCCCCCCCCTCGGCAAGCGGCGGGCACCGGGTCTGGTGGGGGGACAGCTCAAGGGGCGCATAGCGCTCGGGATCGGGGCGCCAGGCTGA